The genomic DNA tacgccagacgcgcgtttcgtctacataagactcatcagtgacgctcagatcgaaatagttaaaaagccaaacaaatacaaagttgaagagcattaaggacccaaaattccaaaaagttgtgccaaatacggctaaggtaatctactcctggggtaagaaaatcgttttttcgaaaaattcaaagttttgaaaacagaaaatttataaaaatgaccatataattgatattcatgtcaacaccgaagtgctgactactgggctggtgataccctcggggacgaaacgtccaccagcagtggcatcgacccagtggtgtaaatagttataaaaagtaccagggttataattttatacgccagacgcgcgtttcgtctacataagactcatcagtgacgctcagatcgaaaaagttaaaaagccaaacaaatacaaagttgaagagcattgaggacccaaaattccaaaaagttgtgccaaatacggctaaggtaatctactcctggggtaagaaaatcggtttttcgaaaaattcaaagttttgaaaacagaaaatttataaaaatgaccatataattgatattcattctaacaccgaagtgctgactactgggctggtgataccctcggggacgaaacgtccaccagcagtggcgtcgacctagtggtgtaaatagttatcaaaagtaccagggttataattttatacgccagacgcgcgtttcgtctacataagactcatcagtgacgctcagatcgaaatagttaaaaagccaaacaaatacaaagttgaagagcattgaggacccaaaatttcaaaaagttgtgccaaatacggctaaggtaatctactcctggggtaagaaaatcggtttttcgaaaaattcaaagttttgaaaacagaaaatttataaaaatgaccatataattgatattcatgtcaacaccgaagtgctgactactgggctggtgataccctcggggacgaaacgtccaccagcagtggcatcgacccagtggtgtaaatagttatcaaaagtaccagggttataattttatacgccaaacgcgcgtttcgtctacataagactcaccagtgacgctcagatcgaaatagttaaaaagccaaacaaatacaaagttgaagagcattgaggacccaaaattccaaaaagttgtgccaaatacggctaaggtaatctactcctggggtacgAAAATcggtttttcgaaaaattcaaagttttgaaaacagaaaatttataaaaatgaccatataattgatattcatgtcaacaccgaagtgctgactactgggctggtgataccctcggggacgaaacgtccaccagcagtggcatcgacccagtggtgtaaatagttatcaaaagtaccagggttataattttatacgccagacgcgcgtttcgtctacataagactcatcagtgacgctcagatcgaaatagttaaaaagccaaacaaatacaaagttgaagagcattgaggacccaaaatttcaaaaagttgtgccaaatacggctaaggtaatctactcctggggtaagaaaatcggtttttcgaaaaattcaaagttttgaaaacagaaaatttataaaaatgaccatataattgatattcatgtcaacaccgaagtgctgactactgggctggtgataccctcggggacgaaacgtccaccagcagtggcatcgacccagtggtgtaaatagttatcaaaagtaccagggttataatgttatacgccagacgcgcgtttcgtctacataagactcatcagtgacgctcagatcgaaatagttaaaaagccaaacaaatacaaagttgaagagcattgaggacccaaaattccaaaaagttgtgccaaatacggctaaggtaatctactcctggggtaagaaaatcggtttttcgaaaaattcaaagttttgaaaacagaaaatttataaaaatgaccatataattgatattcatgtcaacactgaagtgctgactactgggctggtgataccctcggggacgaaacgtccaccagcagtggcataaAAGCTCTGTCATcttatttcaaacaattattaaaacgTATTCAGCATCTACCTGAAAGAACAGCTGACTCAGCAACTTATCTTTTGTCTGGCCAGATGCCAATAGAAGCAGAAATTGATAAAagaacattaaatttatttGGAAATATTATCAGAAATCCAAATACAGTGGAGTTTAAACTAGCACAGAGACAGTTAGCTATCAAGGACAGAAACTCAAAAAGCTGGTTCACTTATGTGCAACAGTTATTGGAGAAATATAATCTTCCCTGTTCGTCAGTACTTCTACAAGAACCACCAGGAAAATTCTCATGGAAAAACTTAGTATCTAAGGCTGTAAAAACATATTGGACTAACAAAATACATTCGGATGCCCGTGAAAAATCAtctttacaatatatacaattaacCTTTGATAATCCACATCTTGTATGGAAAAGTGCAAAATTTGAACATTTCGCAATCCAGAGGGCAGGTATCAAATGCAGACTTATGTTAGACACTTATTTACTTCAAAtccataaacaaaaatttaataagtaTGAAGTAGACTCTACCTGTTTATTATGTCAAAATGGTGCTGAGGATAGGAAACATTTTCTAATTCAATGTGTTGCTCTTGTCAGTATAAGAAGTCCATTTTTGAAAACACTACATGAAAAAACCACTGAGGTAGTAAAAGATGTGAAACTCACTGATGCAATTTTTGAACAGTCAGATAAGTTGTTGTCGTTGATTCTTGATTGTACAGGATATCAAGTAATTCCTCTATCTCGACAAGAAGAATTTGAGGCCGTGAGCAGAGGCCTGTGCTTTGCATTACACATTGCGAGAAGTGATAGGATTAAGTCATTACAATAACTATGGTCATAGCAGTGGTGCAATATAGTGTCACAGGGTGACAGGAACATtgattatttaacatgtttaactgcAACATATATAGTGAAAGCAGAGTGCAATTTAGTGTCACAGGGTGACAGGaacatttaattaattgtatagTGAGAGTATACATATGATAACCGTGAGAGTGACGGAGGATTAATGATCTCATTAGaggaattaaaaataataataattttaattctaGGATCtatatcttattttaataataagtaGCTCCCCAGACGATTAGGTGGTGTTTCAGTCCAAAATTGAAGAACAGCAGTGGACTTATTACGTTGTATAAACAACGGTTCTCCAAGATAGTGGAGGAATACTACAAAAACAGAACAGGACTGGTACTGGGAGAATGTTGCTACGACGGGAGCTGTAGAAACAATTCGATACAATATAGGATCCCATACAAGTCGCGGGAAAACCAACTACAGACAGCGAATTAAATGGTTTATTGATACAATACCTTAGAAACATGTCTTCTCTAACAGTGCATCAGGAAAGTCCATACATGGTTCAAAGACAACATTAATACAGGAAGTTAAAGCTGGTAAAATGGTGCGATTCATTGTGAAGTCAGCATCACATACTCAAAGTCATCATGTATCTGTACTGAATGCAGATAATATCgaaataaataaagatgaaaaagacATCGGAGCACAACATGTTCGATCAATAGGTTATTCGAAAAATGGTCCATTCAACGTATCTTTTACATCCAACCCGTACTGGAACTTTCTAATCGCTTCGACTACTGGGAAAATAGACAAATCTAAGTGGACTGTGGGCATCCATGAAACTCAAGGACGTAAAACATCTAAGGCTGCGATAGACTGGTTTGTTAGTTAAACAAAGTAGTACTTACTTGGGTTGATGGTAACTCAATCTAAATCTGGTATTTTTAACATCAAAGAAACTTGCATTAATCAATGTTTAAGATGTTAAACCGAAAATCTGCATACATATAGACTgagttataaaataaagtatttttattatttttaatattttattttcagattaaaattatcacttgtgtttttgttttaaattttaaataaatccgCTATTTCTATTTGTAACTACTATAGTAtatgattcaaaattattcctatCAACTTCCAAATGAATGATTGTTCATAACTGTTGCTTTATATAAACTCTTCTTGATTTATTAAAGATTGTCTGTCGACCACTAAATgccttttgtttattttgtgtcgATGTGTCACTGTCTCATCATGTACTTTTATTCGAAAGCTacgtgtatatatatttaaaaaaaaaaatgaagatgtggtatgattgcctataaTACAATTTTCCACAAAAAACCAATGTGACACCGGAACTAAAAACTATAgttagtcagctataaaaggccccaaaaattacaatgtaaaacaattcaaacgattaaactaacggcctaattcatttacacaaaaattaacgaaaaacaaatatataacaaataaacaaacgacaaccattgattTACAAACTCCacacttggtacaggcacatacatagagaatgtggcggggttaaacattctagcgggatcccaaccctcccctaacttgggacagtggtgtaacaataCAGCATaagaacaatttataaaaatgagtttatcaaaaggcttaactcatcagatgattaaaaatacaaatattacaaaatttcaatacaagtgaacgtggctgggtacttgtacatcccaacaacaaaaattaagaCACGTGTATGACTTGTTTGGTCTTTGTTATTGAGACAGCAAACCAATTAAAACATCGTTCTTGAAAAGAATAAGATGTATGATAGAGGTACAAATGTACGTATGAGGTGAGTTTATAGGATCAAAAAACACTTGTGTCTTATCGATACCGAGACTTGCTCGGACATCACGTCAATCCAGAACAcattagattatttttttaatacaatgtcGGACTTTTACTTGTAATGTCTGATTTCTTGAACTTTCTGGTATATAAAGTGCCGGACCAATAAGTTTTCGGAATCTCGAGATGTATCCCCTTTATTCCGTTTACCATTTTAAATGCAATTgaatatgtgtgtgtgtgtgcgtGTGTATTTTGAAGTATTGATGGAGGTGGAATAAGTACTGCATTATTTTTGGGAGGTAAGATTTTGATGtgtgtttttgaaaataaatatcgaGTGCAGAGTGGTCTCACTGgcatcataccatatctttatATTAACTATAGTTTTAATAAAAGGTTAACTAACAGATTTGATAAATCCATGTATCAGTAAATGTGTATTTTTGGCTTCTTTTATGAAAAGTATTTATGATTTCAGTGTCTTTTCTCCAATTTGTATTAAGCCATTCTTCCAACTAACCCCTAAACAAACTAAGTTTGTATCTACATCGAAAACGGTGCCACTGTGTGAAGCATGTTTTTTTGGTTCATCAAAGCgaaatgtattttgttatttgctAGATCTCGAGTTTGCCCACCATTgtgcaacaataaaaaaaaaagctgacGACAAGAGGGTTGCTTGTTGTACCACAAGGAATATTGTAACATCGCTTCTACCCCATGAAGTCaatcattatatgatgtcggCGATAACTTTTATACAAAAACCGATATGTCTAAGACACGATGTACATATGATATCGACGATATCAACGATATCGTTATTTACTTAATCACTAAATACCCCATGCATGTACTTCATCAGTTGTTCTGGTACTTCAGTGTGTCTAGATATCGACGACATCGTATCGATACTCATGTAACTACTATAAATTACCCTTTATCTACCTCATTATTAAAAGTAAGTTGTCCTGGTTAATCTGAAGGTATCGATATCGACGATATAGACTCGATATCGACATTCCAATTTCCCTCTTCATTTTTGCTTTGAATTTTCTACGTTGTATGCATCTTAAACTAGTTTTGATATCGACGATATTTTTTTCTCGTAATataaaaaagcatataaatCCTCGATAACATGGATGAGTCATGATTACAATGCTCAAAGTAGTACGTTGTAAGTTAATACATAAACCTTTGATATATTTACTAACATGTAATTACAAATCTCAGAATTAATCCCGAACTAAGTGGATGTTCAAAGCAAGTCTGATCTTATTGGAAAACTCGAACCTAGTAGGATTGGtatgttttataacaatattttcatGGGTTTCACAGTTTCTTGTCTTCACGTCTATTTACAAGTATTTAATTTCTTAACATGTTTACTGAATTGTTTGGTTGCAGACACTTTTTGCTCGTTAGAAAATAAATGTTGGCTGAATAACACTTGATTGGGTCGTTATCAAAAGTTTCTATTGATTAGAGTCTATTTTACAACAAGTTTACAACTGGTGATTTTTAGACAGAATATACGTTTAAGACAAAACAACTATGCTTGTCATCCATTTGCATGATTCCACAATCTATCACAATTATGGTAatggtttttctcattgttgaaggccgtatagtTTCCTGGCAACTAGCCTAttattgcttacatccacttcatttgaactttgattgatagttgtttcatttgcaatcataattttataatactttAGTCTCAAGACTCGGAGAATATGACGTGGTAACCTAGATTTCATTTATTGTGAGTATACCTATACTGGTGCTTTAATTTGTGTCTATTGTTTCTTTGTGTTAgggacaaaatcaaaagatcgatgtaggataaaaaaaacttaaatcaaatagtttggggggggtcaacattgctgcaagtttcgttaatttaaaatcgattttacctatatccctattggtcaaccaatttttcccaaattaagttaagagggggggtGGGGGtgtgggggtcagtgaaaaaactatgtgaattaagttttttatccttcattgaacttttgatgtcgtcccttagtTGTTTTGTGCCCTCATATCGGTCGATTTAAATAGGAGTTTTGCAAATGaattttacagtttgttctttACATTTCTGTACTAGATTAGAGTGAGGGCTCagtgctcacaaacatgttaaacactCACAACTATTTATACaactgtccaaagtcaggagcctgtaattcagttgatGTCTTTGGAAGGTCATTAGTTCATGTCGTAAAATgtgttgttataaattttgccgTTAGTATTGTATGTGTTTTTCTTATTGACGAAGGTCGTAGGGTGACAACAATGTACTCTAACAATGCAATACAACCAGAAAAGACAATCTAAATGCTCAAGTATTGTACTATACTAATCAAAGTGATGTCACATTAAGTTTTGTAAAGTggtttttaagttttgaaatgttggagtttcatttttgtcatcttgttttaagttttgcAATGTTACTTTAAGTCTCTTaatgttgcttttatttttgtaatgttgctgtaattttttaaatggtgctttaattttttgtcatgttgctttaatttttgaaatgttgctttaattttttttaatgttgctttaatttttgtaatattggtttaatttttgtaatattggtttaatttttgtaatattgctttaattttttttaatgatgctttaatttttgtaatgttgctttaatttttgtaatgttgctttaattttttttaatgttgctttaattttttttaatgatgctttaatttttgtaatgttgctttaatttttgtaatgtttatttaatttttgtaatgttggtttaatttttttaaatgtttctttaatttttgtaatgttgctttatttttttttaatgttgcttttatttttgtaatgttgctgtcattttttaaatggtgctttaattttttttcatgttgctttaattttttttaatgatgctttaatttttgtaatgttgctttaatttttgtaatattgctttaatttttgtaatgttgctttaattttttttaatgatgctttaatttttgtaatgtttctttaatttttgtaatgttggtttaatttttttaaatgtttctttaatttttgtaatgttggtttgatttttttaaatgtttctttaatttttgtaatgttggtttaattttttgtaatgtttctttaatttttgtaatgatgctttaatttttgtaatgtttctttaatttttgaaatgttgGTTTTTAAAATTCGTGTTTATGTATCACTTGTATTGTGACATGTCCTCATTGTCTAATATTCTAGTTTTAATAGACATGTTTCCTTAATGATATCGAACAATAAATACTAAACGAAATGTAtggtaattttggggccctttagattgttgttcggtgtgagtcaaggctccatTTTGAAGTccgtactttgatctataatagACTTTTACTAACTGTGAATTTGATGTCGAGCTTTCTCATGGGCACCCATgccacatcttatatctattgtctttgtaaataaaaaataaagccaTCTGTTTTATACTGATTATTAAGATTATAATAGTATAAACAAATCACATATTATAAtagtttataattatttgtgagtttgactgtttaTTGATCCACCTTCTTCTCGCAGACGACATTGAATTTTTCATGACACTTTTCGTCGCTCCACTTTCCATTCCATCTGTTGACGGCTAAACAAACGTATCCTTTGTCGTTCGGTTCTCCTGGTGCCCAGTTTGTGTAACCCACTTCTGTATAATCTCCCCATATCCAGTAATAAGTGTTATCTTTTACTTTATCAGCGGCAGTAAATCCACTAGTCCAGAAGAAGCGGTTATCCACCTGAAATTTATATTAGTGAAGTTTTAGAGCTACAAAGTAAGGAGAACCGGTAGGTTAGAATTGCATCTATAAGttggttgatatttttttaaccaaagAAGAAAAATCGCTTCACATTTACTTTAgctttacattttttgtaatacaCAGTTGGTAATctcaggcgcggatccagaaagggggggggggggggggggggtccggggTTGAAAACCCCCTTtgtttttggacgatcaatgtatttgaatggggacatataattggaatccccccccccccccccccccccttgtcctgggttaggaacccccctttttgaaatggCTGTATCCGCCCCGGAATCTACACACGCAGACATAGCACTTGTTTTCCAATCCAAGTATTGTATTTAGGTACGTATTTATTTATCTCtttctgaataaaatattgtgtacACTATGCAGAACAATCGGTTAACAATCGGTTCTGCAATGAAAACTATGAGAGGATTTTCCGGTTATGCTTGAGTGGATTCATTGTCACCGCTTCGCGAGGCATGTACATTTCTAAAATCGCAATTTTCTAATTAAATTGATCAAATATTGCAAATCGAGGAATGCTATGATATGGTGAATGCTTTCATAAAGAGACTCGTGCATCAGTTACTATTGTGCATTGGGTTAAACTCCTGCAAAAATCAATCGCTCAATGAGAAATAGCCGAAAAAAGTGACATTAAACTTTTGAGATGTTTgaataaattaacaaacataAGAAAAACTAAACAAGGATAAAAATCATCACAAATTTCAGTCAAACACCAGGACCTTCACTCTAAATGAATGGACTTATCTGACTTTCGGTCGCTTTAACCGTCAGGATTGCCAGTTTAAGAGCATAGTGCATTCTTTATATTCGACTGGGTAGTTGTGGACTTGAATGTCaattttagccaatgaaaataaagttgaattataatttaaagcCTACTTACTTTTGGAAGTGCGTTAAGTTTTTCAGCAATCCAGTAGTTTTCGATCGGTGATTCAATTGATACTAAAGCTCCTCCTTGTTCCTGGCACTCCACCTAGAAAACATTGCAACCTTTGTTAAATTAGGAATAAAGTGGCAAATGATTATAGTAATATCTGAACAATCTTAGAAAACACCTACAAAACATGGAAACCTTCTTTATTGGAAATAAAGTGGCAGATAATCAAAGTAATATCTAAACAATCTCAGAAAACACATAGAAAACATGGATACCCTTGTTATTAGAAAT from Mytilus trossulus isolate FHL-02 chromosome 8, PNRI_Mtr1.1.1.hap1, whole genome shotgun sequence includes the following:
- the LOC134728321 gene encoding perlucin-like protein, with the protein product MMIRLLVFIVLVTVTYHKAEARSSSPHRPPHDHGCGVDNEWKRFRQSCYYISAEVMNIDDAMVECQEQGGALVSIESPIENYWIAEKLNALPKVDNRFFWTSGFTAADKVKDNTYYWIWGDYTEVGYTNWAPGEPNDKGYVCLAVNRWNGKWSDEKCHEKFNVVCEKKVDQ